A genomic region of Nitrospirota bacterium contains the following coding sequences:
- a CDS encoding prepilin-type N-terminal cleavage/methylation domain-containing protein — translation MNIFINRMYDLRRGIKDERGFSLVEVVVVVAIIGILAAISMESMDLVRRERVSSASKRLLGDLQGVRMDAMSTGPSGTMDAMQYIRGAGIRLVSSSQYVTFKFNDCNQDYIYSSTSCTGSTPEEYLSTTVTLPNNVQLFTAPTSTIVLFDHLGMAHKYDWTSLGGSPIVFVVQWPSLASYCINVSNNKIREGSWDGTTCNEK, via the coding sequence ATGAACATTTTTATTAATAGAATGTACGATTTACGACGCGGTATAAAGGACGAAAGGGGCTTCAGCCTCGTCGAGGTCGTCGTGGTAGTGGCCATCATCGGCATACTGGCTGCGATCTCGATGGAGAGCATGGACCTGGTTCGCAGGGAGCGTGTGTCGAGCGCCTCAAAACGACTGTTGGGCGATCTGCAAGGCGTCAGAATGGACGCCATGAGCACGGGACCCTCCGGCACAATGGATGCCATGCAATACATTCGGGGGGCAGGCATCCGGCTTGTGTCTTCGAGCCAGTATGTGACCTTCAAGTTCAATGACTGCAATCAGGACTACATATACAGCAGTACCAGCTGCACCGGCAGCACACCCGAGGAGTACCTCTCCACTACGGTGACTCTTCCGAACAATGTCCAGCTCTTTACCGCTCCTACCAGCACTATCGTGCTATTCGATCATCTCGGGATGGCGCATAAGTACGACTGGACCAGCCTGGGGGGATCGCCCATAGTCTTCGTTGTACAGTGGCCATCGCTAGCATCATACTGCATCAATGTAAGCAACAACAAAATCAGAGAGGGGTCCTGGGATGGGACAACCTGCAACGAAAAATAA
- a CDS encoding prepilin-type N-terminal cleavage/methylation domain-containing protein, whose product MGQPATKNKGFTLVEMMMAIVIIMVSMMALVTMMMMSMNANLANDMRGAAVRVTNQTAEALLAIPTTPDSAVDPLLSAGTHSRIAGDSANQDSRGFPKIQQSIRGTSQSFNIQWSVTDTTSTVKQIEVNVGYQNLKTGQTFTNSALVFKHSSGM is encoded by the coding sequence ATGGGACAACCTGCAACGAAAAATAAGGGATTTACCCTGGTCGAGATGATGATGGCCATCGTGATCATTATGGTTTCCATGATGGCTCTGGTCACCATGATGATGATGTCGATGAACGCCAATCTGGCGAATGACATGCGAGGCGCCGCGGTGAGGGTCACCAACCAGACCGCCGAGGCCCTCCTTGCTATCCCGACTACTCCGGATTCTGCCGTAGACCCGCTGCTGTCCGCAGGAACGCATTCGCGGATCGCGGGCGATTCCGCCAATCAGGACAGCCGGGGGTTCCCGAAGATCCAGCAATCTATACGAGGAACATCTCAGTCTTTCAATATCCAGTGGAGCGTTACGGACACGACCTCCACGGTCAAACAGATAGAGGTCAATGTCGGCTATCAAAATCTGAAAACAGGCCAGACCTTCACCAACTCGGCGTTAGTGTTTAAGCACTCGTCAGGAATGTAA
- a CDS encoding prepilin-type N-terminal cleavage/methylation domain-containing protein — translation MMIQTVNKPASALVNSIRTHRGFSLIELVIALAIFATVIVGLYKVYDVQFSQQVKEYRVAESSMELGIAKNLIERDLIMAGYGIMDDYGTTGFTARAASAAEGTGPGGSDKLTTQGTALGIGSRAAQEWADVTATAPTLTFSSSTDARENLISGDRIIITNPSGTSGKTILTQAGQWYFQYNGQGNMPTVKSSPSTSFTSLQTGHVFYGLNTSSETDATFPYYTVLYSLGSITNNPSYCAPGTYSLLRAESRTSNNPTGGDPVISCVLDFQVAFGLTDNIASLDPSKALNYPINYWDNGGVNKAAAYTPKELNQRLKQIRVYILVQEGNKDLTYNYVNPDPNAAAPDKIRVGELGLAGGATGRDFQLSAAQRQYRWRVLTIVVTPRNIRG, via the coding sequence ATGATGATTCAAACAGTGAACAAGCCGGCCTCGGCATTAGTCAATTCCATCAGGACCCATCGCGGCTTTTCGCTGATCGAGCTGGTCATTGCCTTGGCCATTTTCGCGACCGTCATCGTCGGCCTGTACAAGGTGTATGACGTCCAGTTCAGCCAGCAGGTAAAGGAATATCGCGTGGCGGAGTCCTCGATGGAACTGGGGATCGCAAAGAACCTCATCGAGCGCGACCTCATCATGGCGGGATACGGCATCATGGATGATTATGGGACGACCGGGTTTACAGCACGGGCGGCCAGCGCAGCAGAGGGAACGGGTCCTGGCGGATCCGACAAGTTGACGACGCAGGGAACTGCATTGGGCATCGGCTCCCGGGCCGCGCAGGAGTGGGCCGATGTTACAGCGACAGCGCCGACGCTTACGTTCTCCAGCAGCACCGACGCCCGGGAGAATCTCATTTCCGGCGATAGGATCATTATCACGAATCCCTCGGGAACGAGCGGCAAGACGATCCTAACCCAGGCCGGCCAATGGTATTTTCAGTACAATGGTCAGGGCAACATGCCTACGGTCAAGAGCTCGCCCAGCACGTCCTTTACGTCTCTCCAGACCGGGCATGTATTTTACGGCCTCAATACTTCGAGCGAGACGGACGCAACATTTCCTTATTACACGGTTCTCTATTCCCTGGGATCAATTACGAATAATCCATCCTACTGCGCTCCCGGGACTTACAGCCTTTTGCGGGCGGAAAGCAGGACATCCAACAATCCGACAGGCGGAGACCCGGTCATAAGCTGCGTGCTGGATTTTCAGGTCGCTTTCGGGCTTACGGACAACATTGCGAGCCTCGATCCATCCAAGGCGCTGAATTATCCGATCAATTACTGGGACAATGGCGGTGTCAACAAGGCTGCGGCATATACGCCAAAGGAGCTGAACCAGCGCTTGAAACAGATACGGGTATACATCCTGGTCCAGGAGGGGAACAAGGACTTGACCTATAACTATGTAAATCCCGATCCGAATGCCGCGGCTCCGGACAAGATCAGGGTCGGTGAATTAGGCCTTGCTGGCGGTGCAACGGGCAGGGATTTTCAACTAAGCGCAGCTCAGCGGCAATACCGGTGGAGAGTGTTAACCATAGTAGTTACGCCGAGGAATATTCGAGGATGA